The sequence GGACTGAGGTTAGCGCACACCGCTAATCAGCACTGAAACCAGGGCAGTGCCATATGATGGGCCCTTCCTGATTTCCAAGCAAACGAGCACGGTTCCCCAGTGCACGACTGTACAAGtgaaagtacacacacatatgcatacattCTCCATAGATACAGCTCATTCATATTGCTCGTGTTGTTTGCTTTGGCAGGATGCGTTGGGGAAAACATCATGCCTTCTCTAAAGAGCTGAACCTTAAGGGCCCCAAGAACATAAAGATGTGATCTGATCtctgtaaaactgaaaaaaaaaaaaaattggcttaaGTGTACAATTACCTTATTTACCTCAGAGAGATAAGTGTGTGCTGCTAGTTGGCGGTCCTGACCTGTGGTCCCCCTTGCTTTTCAGTGGCTGTGTGGTTTTGGTCAGAAGGGACGCTAACCGAACGCAGTTGGTAGCTAGTGTGCTGGAATGAAAGTGGTGACAGGACTAGTAATTACCCACAGAATGAAGGGCAGCTATTGCTAAAGCCTATTCAGGTGCTAAGCttactatataaaaaatacacacaaagtGTGCTTGTTTCTTTAACTTGTAATTTTGAAATCATGATGTCGCATTGTAGGCCTAAAAAGGGTTTTGCAGAGGACAAACCACATGCCATCCCACTGAAATATGGTAATGATACAGGAAAATGTTtatgatggtaaaaaaaaaaaaaaagtattatttgtcTTTCTGTCATTCAGAGTTCCTTCCTGCGTTAGGAGGCCATTTTATATGTTTCTCGAAATGTACCACAGATGGCCAACACCCATTTCTATCTTTAGAAGGGGGAATCCACCCAAAGCTGTCACTCATGTGGTCTAATCTCGCAGGGGGGAAAAAAGGTAAGTCAGAGCACGCAGCCTAATACAGTTAATACCTACATTTATACAGAAATATAAATTGAAAACATCAGCCATTTTCTCAATGAAGTCATCACCATTTATTAGATCAAGAAGCATAACGATTGTGATTATGTACGGAAAATGTACACCTGAAAATATGCTGCATTTCTAAGAAAACAAGCACAGCGCTAAAGATTTATCTGCTTCTGGACTTTACTCACTGCTTTAATTTTTCTTGGACTACAGCTATGTTTTTCCAAGAGCCGGGAACTATGCATAAAAAGGTCAAAGAAAtaatgatttgaaaaaaaaaaaaaaaaaaaaaaaagtgtgtattacATTTTTGTACTAAATTACAGCCTTATGAAAAGCAGAGATTAATGGACTGCTTTGTATATCTCACTGGCACTCAGTGAAGAAACACTTTATAAATCACACTAGACATGTGAAGGATTATTAGTGCAACATGCTTTGTTTCTTGGTTTGTTTTATTGCCAAATATTTAAGTACATGGACTACCCTACTTTAATCTGTGTTTAAAAAGTCACCGAAGACgtttaatagtattattttttcAGTGTGGTTTTAGAATGGTGTGCTGTTTAAAAAATAGAGAGGGGGGGGGACTAAAGACTCAAGGTATACAGAGAGGTGGACTGTAATTTTAAAATCACTTACTATACACACTAACTATTTACTGTGAAGGAATAACAAATTGTTAAGAAACCACCAATGTCTTCCATGGCTGGAGTTTTTAGTAAAAAGCATCTAACTTCATGTATGGAAAAACATGCTGTCCTGAGTCAATATACTCACAGACTGGGTATGGCTGTTTATTTTCGAGGATAAATGGCCCAAATGGATAAGcgcataaacacaaataaatatttagctcACACTGTTGCTCTTCAAGGCTCAAGATCTGCATTTCATCAAGAGAACATTTTCAATATAACCAAAAAAGACTGCTCTTACTGGCAAGACACTGGCATGTTTCCAGCCccacaaattatatttaagtagCTTATACCTTTAAAAGAGACTAAGCTGtgattattcatttataaatgtatgcattatcCCTGTCCATTCCTCACACACAGGAAAACACACACTTCTACATTTGTAGTTTTCATATAATTCCTCTTGCGCACCATCATGTGGATAAATGTTATGGACCATTAGCATGAGAGAGCAAAGAAACTGAAATGCTTGTTTGGTTAATGAATTTTGACTTCTGGAAATCGTTAGCTTGTTTTGGggcagaaaaatacattttaatagtaataaaataataataacatattattattattattattattattattatgaaaacataaaaaggCAATGACAACATTTTGAACATTATTGGTTGATTTGAATGTTATCTCgacatagaaatgtaaaaagCAAGTGCCATTGGACAGAAGCGAGAGACATTTCGGTAAAATAATGGAACCTAATGCCGCCACTTGTTCGTCAAAACTTGCCTAAAAATCATCTATTAGGCTAtcgtaaacattttttttgttgttgttgttgtttggcgtgaaacaaatttattttttaatcatccatattttaaatataaaacaaactattatgctagcttaattcattcatttaaatcacAACAGTTTATTATGGGATAATACTCATCGTTGAACACCAGGGACAATAACTGACTATAGAGGATATTGGCTATGCCTATGTGTATGTAggctatttctttctttttctcagtTGTGTCGCGAATAAATGTcactttacaactttttttttttatcgtgtgaattatttatgtaatataaatatccAAGAGggaaattcttaaaataaaaaagtagttctgtttggttcatttaaaagaacagtttgatTTCGTGCTTTGCACAAGGAAACTACTTCGTGTCTTTCCTGTAGTGGTTATTAGATCAGCATGGCCTTATGTGGCCTAATTGTAGAAATATAACAATCCATCAAGGCTATTTATCTGGCGTAATGATTTGGATTTTGAACTTATCTAGAGATAAAAAAATTAGACATCCTGTCATGTGAAAGAACATTTTCTAATAAACTTGTTCCCAATcagtgtgttatttattatttacctaGGCTAGTGCCAAATTACAGCGGGGTAATATAGAATAAAGAGAGAATTCTCGAGTTCACAAATTATGGGATCTctacatttaatgaaaatgtattcacggTAAATTATAACACCTAAATTACAAATTTCCTCGGTTCAAAAATGCTGATAATCATCAAATCCTAAAAGgactaaattaatttaagtgcagaatatatgcaacattttaaataaagacgaaaaatcaaacattttcagatattactttaatatttgcttgttttttgttttttttcaagcgACATTAAACGTTGATTTTATCAATGTCCAAATTAATCGTCCTGCCATTGTATAATTCTCTTTAGTTACAGTCCATTCCAAAAGATCTTATTTAGGTATATCTTATGAcaagacttaaaaaataaaaattaaaaataggttTCAGTATATATCAGATAATATTACTATGGCCAGAATCCACCTTGTTTTGTCtgtgtaaatttaaattaatataaataacaatataattgTTAAAGGTAACATTTACTATACATCTGTGCAACAGCATGACAACACATTTACACTCCTACTCACATGCCACTTTACAATATGTACATAAAGTCCGACTCATATTTGTGCAAGATTTCCCCGTCTCATGTTCTGTCTATCAGCTGTCAGAATCCACGTCACTTTTGCCCTCCTCGATTTTCTCTGTGGTTGTTTTCGTGGTTTTGTTCCATTTCTGTGAGTTTTCTGATTCCTCTGATGACGACcttttctgtcttctccattttgCTCGTCTGTTTTTGAACCAAACCTAAGCGAAGAAACATAATAAAATGCTTAATTTCatagtatatattaataatagtaataataacaaggCGAGTAGGGTTTATGCAGTGtgctaattcttttttttttttcagtaggccTAATTTTCAGTTGAGTTTCGTCTCAAGTAGCTCAAATTGTACGCCACCGTGATCTGTAGTCGTCAAATATTAAACAGCGCTACGTTACAGACAACACACTAAACGATTTTGTAATGTGTAGCCTACATCTAGAATGAAGTGATAATGACAGTGCTAACACTGATTTAATAGAATCCGAGCTGTTGCTATTACCTCCAAGCGAAAACAACGTCTATTAAGCCTATGCTGACTAAggttaaatgtaaattttgcAGTTGCTAAAACGTTTTTGGTGTATCTATTCTACTATTACGCAAAGTcaacatattaaaaaagaaatgctccaattaaaattgtattggatttattatttttaacagtgtactctgtctttataaaattatatctgtATTTAGGCTACTGTGTGGCTTTCGATAAATGACTTGTGAAATTACAGgcattcaaaaaaaattataggttAAGTATGCCTACGCGTAGTggattagtatatatatatatatatatatatatatatatatatatatatatatatatatatatatatatatatatatatatatatatatatatatatatatatatatataggaactgAGTCCATACTTTTGTAAGTGTAAAATAGTGATTTCACTCACCTCTACTTTCTCTTCGCGTAGGTGCACCTTTCGTGCCAGTTGCTCTCGCGTGCCAACATCAGGGTATTTGGTTTCTTGAAAAAGGTTCTCCAGTGCCTCCAGTTGCTCGTCGGTGAAAATGGTTCGGTGTCGTCTCTTGCGCCGACAGTGTAACTGGTTGAGGAGCTGTAGTTCGGTTCTGGACAAGGTGCCCACGTTCATGTACGACATCATCTGATGTGGGACTGGAGAAATAAGTACTGAACCGGTGCTGTCGTAGCCTGAAAATCAAATCAATGTATTTGAGCACactgcataaatataatatttcaaacgCAAtggtcttaaaaataaataaataaataaataaataaacagttcttAAGTTGTTCAAAAAGTCCTCCTCTTTATCAAGAACCATTTTGGGGTGTAGCCTATGGTAttggtatttatttaaatttttgtggaGACTAAATGTAACATTATAGGTTCGTTTGttgttttctaatatatataattcttaaaaATTGCATCAGacagtaattcttttttttttttttttttttttttatggaaaatggaacttttatttttaagatgatATCCAAAATAAAGGGGAGTGAATTtcaacatgaagtgcattaacaGAATACAGAAAAATTCGCTGcaataaacacaattttaaaatgtacatatacgCACCAaccaaataaaagtaataaaataaaagtaacataGGCTACCTGTAGGAATACACGGGTACTGTTGCGAGCCGAGAGTTGGTATTGCGCCACAGCAAGCGGGTCCAGTCGGCCCCTGGACATGAAGTTGTCCATAGTAGTAGTTGTTGTAGCCTATCCTGGTTCCATTTACCGACTGTAAGTTAGGAGCTGGAGGTCCGGTGTGTGAATACAGTCCGTTAAAATCGCCGGCTGCTGTGTACAAGGATTCCGTCAAGTTGGAGAACACAACCGGAGCATTCCGATGGAGCAGAACCGAGTCCTTGCAGCTGGGTCTCCCTGCCAAGATGCTGTCGATACTAAACATCCCAGCGGGCATCACAAGCGAAACGATATTTGAGATTTAGTGCCAACAGTACTTTAATATTCTTATAGTCCTTTTAAAGAGCACAGGATTCCCTCATAGTAGCCAAAAAAAGCGAATTCTCAGTGTGTTTTTCTCCTTTGGAAAGAGTGACCGAGCGCAACAGATTCAGTGACTCGTTTGTGTCCGAGCTGAACCTCCTGCTCACTTTTATACCCCGCTGACGTCATTGAAGGATTTGTGAATGACTTCTCCAATAAGAGATTGGCTGGGCTTAAGGTTAGCACACAATGGCGTGAAAACCACCGATCTGTGTATTGAGATTTAATTTGATTAAGTTATTTGCTGACTTTTGAAACAAATAATTTAGTTCCTGCCTGCATGTTTAAAGACCTGCCCGCGTGAGTCAATCTGATTATTTCGGTCAACAAAGACACTAATAATTTGGTTGTAAGttaatgtcttatttttatttcctctttttaaaaggaaaatatgtttttttacgTATAGGCTATAATAcagatgtaaaatattttacgCGTAAAATAGGTCTGTGATGATTAGAGGAACGACTTCATCACTTCTCCAAACTCAGAGTTCATGCAGGTGAGCTtcgtttttatttagatttttagacaGCTCGCCCTCAAATCACCAGGCACTCCTATCGAACAATTTCTTTTCCAATCTGTAAAACCTGGAGGTGTTGTAACACTGAGTCAGCTGAACCAATTTGTAGCCGATTATAAATTATTTACGGGGTGAAATCTGTCCACCGACCTCCTGAGGTGACAGAAGTAGTTCCACAAGTATCTGCGtggaaatataaattatttgcagCAGAAAACAATTTcgagataaaatataatttgtctaTTGTCGTTTATAATTGGAAATGCGATCATTTTAGAAGATGTTAAATGATAGGTATCATCTGAATAATTCACAACATCCAACAAAACTTTTTATctatttacaattataaaaactaaGTTAGCATGTATGAGCGGAACGTGTAACACTTTCCAGTGTATTTACTGGactaatatatacaaatatatgcaaAATTGCACAAAATGGTACAAGCTATATTTGACAAGTGCAAATGACTTTCACACACTGTCGACACAGTGTTATTATATAGTCAAatactttatttcatttgttgTTTCTTCTAAGTTCTTGTGAGTCTCAATGTTTTTGGCATAACTTAAAGCGTCAATTTGATTACCTCAATAAAAAGCACAACACATTAaatgtccatgtgtgtgtgtgtgtatgtatgtatatatatatatatatatatatttatttatttatttataactacaTCTATTTGTAGCAGATAAATATAACGATGTTATATCAAAGTTTGAGACACATAATTAATTACATACATCgataagtaattaattaattacagacatCGAAACAAAATATTCCTTCACTAAACGGTG comes from Carassius auratus strain Wakin unplaced genomic scaffold, ASM336829v1 scaf_tig00215410, whole genome shotgun sequence and encodes:
- the LOC113094591 gene encoding homeobox protein goosecoid-like isoform X2, with amino-acid sequence MPAGMFSIDSILAGRPSCKDSVLLHRNAPVVFSNLTESLYTAAGDFNGLYSHTGPPAPNLQSVNGTRIGYNNYYYGQLHVQGPTGPACCGAIPTLGSQQYPCIPTGYDSTGSVLISPVPHQMMSYMNVGTLSRTELQLLNQLHCRRKRRHRTIFTDEQLEALENLFQETKYPDVGTREQLARKVHLREEKVEVTLINMVTRFLQVSLRVTAPHQQHDKATPRRCRP
- the LOC113094591 gene encoding homeobox protein goosecoid-like isoform X1, with protein sequence MPAGMFSIDSILAGRPSCKDSVLLHRNAPVVFSNLTESLYTAAGDFNGLYSHTGPPAPNLQSVNGTRIGYNNYYYGQLHVQGPTGPACCGAIPTLGSQQYPCIPTGYDSTGSVLISPVPHQMMSYMNVGTLSRTELQLLNQLHCRRKRRHRTIFTDEQLEALENLFQETKYPDVGTREQLARKVHLREEKVEVWFKNRRAKWRRQKRSSSEESENSQKWNKTTKTTTEKIEEGKSDVDSDS